TCAATTTGAGGTTGCATTTCAGGCCGTGGAACTCTGGATCGCAGATCGTGCAGTACTCCCTGTAGAGAATTCTCTTGGAGGTTCAATTCACCGAAACTACGATCTCCTCCTCCGTCACCGTCTCCACATAGTCGGCGAAGTCCAACTTCCCGTTCATCACTGCCTCTTAGCTCTTCCAGGCGTTCGTAAAGAATACCTATCCAGAGTCATCAGCCATCCACAAGCCTTAGCCCAGTGTGAGCTGACTCTCACAAAACTCGGTTTAAACGTAGTGCGTGAAGCCGTCGACGATACCGCCGGAGCTGCTGAGTACATCGCCGCCAACAACCTCCGTGACACAGCCGCCATAGCGTCCGCACGCGCTGCAGAATTATACGGTCTACAGATCCTATCGGAAGGTATTCAGGACGATTCAAGCAACGTAACTCGATTCGTGATGTTAGCGAGAGAACCAATAATTCCACGAACTGATCGTCCATTCAAGACGAGCATAGTTTTCGCACACGACAAGGGAACGAGCGTGCTGTTCAAGGTGCTATCAGCTTTCGCTTTTCGTAATATCAGCTTGACGAAGATTGAGTCTCGGCCACATCGTAACAGGCCGATTCGGTTGGTGGATGATGCGAATGTGGGAACGGCAAAGCATTTTGAATACATGTTCTATGTAGATTTTGAAGCGTCAATGGCGGACGTGAGGGCACAGAATGCGTTGGCTGAAGTTCAGGAGTTCACATCTTTCTTGAGGGTATTGGGTAGCTATCCTATGGACATGACCCCATGGTGTCCTTCTAGGGAAGAgtaacaattctttttcctacTCAAAAAATGACATGTgaacaaataattattttctttaatttgtaaTTATATTTTCCGAATTAGGAAAAATGTCAAGCAATTTAAGTTTAATTCCATTCaaattttctctctctatattattgatttaatttttggGACGTATTATTTCATTTCACTCTCGAATAAGTGAATGTAGGGATGGACGTTCACTATTTTTAATCCTTGTAAATATAATTACGCGAAAAAGTGATGTTTCTGTCCCTTTGATGCCTTATTCTGTCCCTAATATATTTGATGTTTGGTGAATTTTGAATGTCTAGTGTTTTCttctttagaaaaaaaaaagagttggtcacgttgtgatttttttttttttttttttttttaaaaaacatgtttaaatgattttgaaaattaaacttgtattttttttataagaaaaaggacGCGACTGagcaaatatatattatttaattatttaacataGTTATAATTAGAAAATATTACGTGGGGCTACTTCTGGTTTTGTATATCCAAAAGATATTACCATATTTTTGGTTATAAAGTAAACTTTCGCTCTcttcataatatttttactaattTTTCTCTTTGATTCACTTCAGCAtagatttcaaatttcaaaaattttatatCTCCCTCTCAAATCTTGCTTCCAAAAATTTTGTGTCTCCCTccgtcttcttcttctctttctctgTACACTTCTCATCCTTAAGAACAATATTGTTGCTTTATACGTGGTTGTTTTGGAATTAACAGATTTCTGG
This Solanum dulcamara chromosome 8, daSolDulc1.2, whole genome shotgun sequence DNA region includes the following protein-coding sequences:
- the LOC129900367 gene encoding arogenate dehydratase 1, translating into MHTITTPSSGVSLKSLVRQTSPPPGQINRFVPVRLVVQCGYRFDSSNTNASIVNTNGAPASNNFAGHVGASRADWQSSCAILASKVVSQQQDTEKIGGAGEITVVNGHKSLDLVPIDSNLPKPLTITDLSPAPMHGSQLRVAYQGVPGAYSEAAAGKAYPKCEAIPCDQFEVAFQAVELWIADRAVLPVENSLGGSIHRNYDLLLRHRLHIVGEVQLPVHHCLLALPGVRKEYLSRVISHPQALAQCELTLTKLGLNVVREAVDDTAGAAEYIAANNLRDTAAIASARAAELYGLQILSEGIQDDSSNVTRFVMLAREPIIPRTDRPFKTSIVFAHDKGTSVLFKVLSAFAFRNISLTKIESRPHRNRPIRLVDDANVGTAKHFEYMFYVDFEASMADVRAQNALAEVQEFTSFLRVLGSYPMDMTPWCPSREE